The Vicia villosa cultivar HV-30 ecotype Madison, WI linkage group LG1, Vvil1.0, whole genome shotgun sequence genome includes a region encoding these proteins:
- the LOC131629351 gene encoding xyloglucan endotransglucosylase protein 7-like: MQLIPHQIHFSLPSNQLASYSLTSSKMATRILIGLLFVAFFVAASASNFNQYFDITWGEGRGKILNNGQLLTLSLDKASGSGFRSKNEYLFGKIDMQLKLVPGNSAGTVTTYYLSSLGDAHDEIDFEFLGNLSGDPYIVHTNIYTQGKGNKEQQFYLWFDPTKDFHTYSILWNPQSIIFSVDGTPLREFKNFESKGIPFPKSQVMSIYSSLWDADNWATRGGLVKTDWTQSPFTASYGNFNIQACVWTSSSGSSCSSKTPSSSNQSWMKQSLDSTGHARIQWVQKNYMIYNYCTDTKRFPQGLPPECSVA, translated from the exons ATGCAACTCATTCCTCACCAAATACACTTCTCTTTGCCTTCTAATCAACTTGCCTCCTATTCCCTAACTAGTTCAAAAATGGCAACTAGAATACTTATTGGCCTTCTTTTCGTAGCATTTTTTGTAGCAGCTTCTGCTAGTAATTTCAACCAATACTTTGACATAACATGGGGTGAAGGCCGTGGCAAAATCCTCAACAACGGTCAACTTCTTACACTGTCTTTGGACAAAGCCTCTGGCTCTGGATTTCGTTCTAAAAATGAATATTTGTTTGGAAAAATTGACATGCAACTAAAGCTTGTGCCTGGTAACTCTGCTGGAACAGTCACAACATACTAT CTATCTTCTCTTGGAGATGCTCATGATGAAATAGATTTTGAATTTCTTGGTAACCTAAGTGGTGATCCTTATATTGTTCATACGAACATTTACACACAAGGGAAAGGGAACAAAGAACAACAATTTTATTTGTGGTTTGATCCCACCAAGGACTTTCACACTTATTCCATTCTTTGGAATCCTCAAAGCATCAT ATTTTCTGTGGATGGAACTCCTCTAAGAGAATTCAAGAATTTTGAATCAAAGGGTATTCCTTTTCCAAAAAGCCAAGTAATGAGTATATATTCAAGTCTTTGGGATGCTGACAATTGGGCCACAAGGGGAGGCCTTGTGAAAACAGATTGGACCCAATCTCCATTCACTGCTTCATATGGAAACTTCAACATCCAAGCTTGTGTTTGGACTTCTTCTTCGGGTTCGTCTTGCTCATCCAAAACTCCATCTTCAAGTAATCAATCATGGATGAAACAATCTTTGGATTCAACAGGGCATGCTAGGATTCAATGGGTGCAAAAGAACTATATGATTTACAACTATTGCACTGATACTAAACGTTTTCCTCAAGGCCTCCCTCCTGAATGCTCAGTTGCATAA
- the LOC131629337 gene encoding uncharacterized protein LOC131629337 isoform X1, with the protein MRMVTTNDPILAALFPNRPAIGANKLHNHNQNLIHAKSTVRSRGCTARASSPKFPISSNIMDSTGQIWITCFYFSWKWFSRLVSCYLLLSLNLVGVASEYPAPSTYACESITNYYSPVKHLRLKGEALKRKLNSIIAPHHSLSYQEVWDALKILDAADVDNPEVSLGIVEIYSLRVVPKGLSGKPQGWNREHLWPRSYGLTTVPSLTDLQNIRPADVNVNSSRGNKYYGECITSSPKCLRPANKEAASDTEADKRTWAPPKQVRGDIARALMYMAVCYGLQQPGGSPALRLSDTPNVENREMGLLSTLLEWNEVDPPSREEKLRNERICKFYQHNRNPFVDHPEYAKLIWKSVISRRTPHDNSDDKGKELGRVPQIPHL; encoded by the exons ATGAGGATGGTCACCACAAATGATCCGATACTAGCCGCACTTTTTCCAAACCGTCCGGCAATCGGAGCAAATAAACTTCATAATCACAATCAAAATCTCATACACGCAAAATCAACAGTGCGGAGCCGTGGTTGTACTGCCCGTGCAAGCAGTCCCAAATTTCCGATTTCTAGCAACATCAT GGACTCCACGGGACAAATATggataacgtgtttttatttctCGTGGAAATGGTTTTCTAGACTTGTTTCTTGTTACTTGTTATTATCTCTTAATCTGGTTGGTGTGGCTTCCGAATATCCAGCTCCCTCTACTTATGCGTGTGAGAGCATTACCAATTACTATTCCCCTGTAAAGCATTTGAGATTAAAAGGTGAGGCACTCAAGAGAAAATTGAATAGTATCATTGCTCCACATCATTCATTGTCCTACCAAGAG GTGTgggatgctctcaaaattcttgaTGCTGCTGATGTTGATAATCCAGAAGTTTCATTGGGAAT AGTTGAAATATACTCTCTGAGAGTTGTTCCGAAAGGGTTATCTGGAAAACCACAAGGATGGAATA GGGAGCATCTTTGGCCTCGTTCTTATGGGCTGACAACTGTTCCATCTTTGACTGATTTACAAAACATTCGCCCTGCTGACGTTAATG TGAATTCATCAAGGGGAAACAAATACTATGGGGAATGCATAACTAGCTCGCCCAAATGTTTGAGGCCAGCCAACAAAGAAGCTGCTTCGGACACTGAAGCAGACAAGAGAACATGGGCACCACCTAAGCAG GTTAGGGGAGATATTGCAAGAGCATTAATGTACATGGCAGTCTGTTATGGGCTTCAACAACCAGGAGGAAGTCCTGCTCTTCGCCTTTCAGACACTCCAAATGTTG AAAACAGAGAGATGGGACTGCTTTCCACGTTATTAGAATGGAATGAAGTTGATCCACCTTCAAGGGAAGAGAAACTGAGAAATGAAAGGATATGCAAATTTTATCAACATAACCGGAATCCTTTTGTTGATCATCCGGAGTATGCCAAACTTATATGGAAGAGTGTCATTTCAAGGCGTACTCCTCATGATAATAGTGATGATAAAGGAAAAGAATTAGGACGAGTGCCTCAAATACCTCACTTGTA A
- the LOC131629337 gene encoding uncharacterized protein LOC131629337 isoform X2, whose translation MRMVTTNDPILAALFPNRPAIGANKLHNHNQNLIHAKSTVRSRGCTARASSPKFPISSNIMDSTGQIWITCFYFSWKWFSRLVSCYLLLSLNLVGVASEYPAPSTYACESITNYYSPVKHLRLKGEALKRKLNSIIAPHHSLSYQEVWDALKILDAADVDNPEVSLGIVEIYSLRVVPKGLSGKPQGWNREHLWPRSYGLTTVPSLTDLQNIRPADVNVNSSRGNKYYGECITSSPKCLRPANKEAASDTEADKRTWAPPKQVRGDIARALMYMAVCYGLQQPGGSPALRLSDTPNVENREMGLLSTLLEWNEVDPPSREEKLRNERICKFYQHNRNPFVDHPEYAKLIWKSVISRRTPHDNSDDKGKELGRVPQIPHL comes from the exons ATGAGGATGGTCACCACAAATGATCCGATACTAGCCGCACTTTTTCCAAACCGTCCGGCAATCGGAGCAAATAAACTTCATAATCACAATCAAAATCTCATACACGCAAAATCAACAGTGCGGAGCCGTGGTTGTACTGCCCGTGCAAGCAGTCCCAAATTTCCGATTTCTAGCAACATCAT GGACTCCACGGGACAAATATggataacgtgtttttatttctCGTGGAAATGGTTTTCTAGACTTGTTTCTTGTTACTTGTTATTATCTCTTAATCTGGTTGGTGTGGCTTCCGAATATCCAGCTCCCTCTACTTATGCGTGTGAGAGCATTACCAATTACTATTCCCCTGTAAAGCATTTGAGATTAAAAGGTGAGGCACTCAAGAGAAAATTGAATAGTATCATTGCTCCACATCATTCATTGTCCTACCAAGAG GTGTgggatgctctcaaaattcttgaTGCTGCTGATGTTGATAATCCAGAAGTTTCATTGGGAAT AGTTGAAATATACTCTCTGAGAGTTGTTCCGAAAGGGTTATCTGGAAAACCACAAGGATGGAATA GGGAGCATCTTTGGCCTCGTTCTTATGGGCTGACAACTGTTCCATCTTTGACTGATTTACAAAACATTCGCCCTGCTGACGTTAATG TGAATTCATCAAGGGGAAACAAATACTATGGGGAATGCATAACTAGCTCGCCCAAATGTTTGAGGCCAGCCAACAAAGAAGCTGCTTCGGACACTGAAGCAGACAAGAGAACATGGGCACCACCTAAGCAG GTTAGGGGAGATATTGCAAGAGCATTAATGTACATGGCAGTCTGTTATGGGCTTCAACAACCAGGAGGAAGTCCTGCTCTTCGCCTTTCAGACACTCCAAATGTTG AAAACAGAGAGATGGGACTGCTTTCCACGTTATTAGAATGGAATGAAGTTGATCCACCTTCAAGGGAAGAGAAACTGAGAAATGAAAGGATATGCAAATTTTATCAACATAACCGGAATCCTTTTGTTGATCATCCGGAGTATGCCAAACTTATATGGAAGAGTGTCATTTCAAGGCGTACTCCTCATGATAATAGTGATGATAAAGGAAAAGAATTAGGACGAGTGCCTCAAATACCTCACTT ATAG